The sequence GTGCCGGGGTGGTTATATTAATGAGAAACTGTGGCTTCTCTGAAGCGGGGAATAACCCAAATCCTATTATTTTGAACAGGTAAATAGAACCGCCAAAAATGATCACTGTCGCTACGATAGTTAAAACAGGACGCCTCAGCGCACCATCCAGCAATTTACTGTAACTGCCATGGATCAGGCGTTTCAACCCACGCATAAAGATATTACCATCCGGATGACCACTATGCGTTTTCAACAATTTGCTGCTCAGGAAAGGAATAATCGTCAATGATACGAGCATGGAAGCCAGTACACTAAAGATCACCGCCAGCGGTAAACCCCTGATAAAATCACCGGAACCTTCCGGCATAAATACCAGTGGCATAAAGGCAATGATCAACGCTGCCGTACACCCAATTACTGCCAGTCCAATCTGTTTGGTCGCTTTCAGTGTGGCCTCCATTCTGTTATGCCCTTCCAGCATCCATCGCTCTATATTTTCAACGACCACAATACTATCATCCACCAGTAAACCCAACGCTACCACCAAACCAACAATACTCAGCTGGTTCAGGTTATAGCCAAATACATTCAGCAATACGATCCCAATAGACAAAGACAGCGGAATAGAGATCATCACAATCAGCGCCGGTCTGAAACCCAGTGGCAGCAAGGTCACCGCCACCAGCAGGATTGCAATAATAAAGTCTTCGCCCAACCCACTCAATCGCCTGTTTACATTTTCTGCCTGATCAAAATTTTCTACCAGGTCAATATTGGCAGGCAATGTTTTCTTAAACTGCTCAATCACCGGACCATACACCTGTTTGGTCTTACTGATATTCTCACCTTCCTTTTGCGCGGCCACCAGGAATATACACCGGTGTGCATTCAGGCGCGTAGCATAAGTTTCATCATTAAATCCATAGTATATATTCGCAATATCCCGCAGAAAAATATTCTTATTACTATTTACATTGATCACAGTATTCCTGATCTCATCCAGTGATTTATAGCTACCACTACTCTTGATATTGTAAGTACGATTTCCCGCATCAATGCTACCACCGGGGATGTTGGCCATTTCTCCCTGCAAACTACTGATCACGCTGTTCACAGAAATTCCCATCTGTGCAATCTTCTCCATCTGCAATTCAATCCGCACCTGTCTGTCAGGTACACCATGAATTTCTACATTCTTCAGCTCCTTCAGTCTTTCCAGTTCATCCTGCAATTTCTCAGCATAGTATTGCAGTTTGTCCATGGGCGCATTTTCAGACACAAGACCCAGTTGCAGGATATTTACATCACTTGGCTGGAACCGCATCACGTCAATGCGTATATTTTCTGGTAGTTCTCCACGCTTGCCATTTACTACACGCAGCACTTCCTGGTACTTTTCATTCACATCGCTGCTGTATTTATATTCTACCCTGATCACGGCCAAACCATCGCCAATAGAGGTACGTAACCTTTTTACATTCTCCTGTGCATAGAGTTCTTTTTCCAGTGGATCGACCACGAGGTCTTCCATATCTTTCGGACTGGTACCGGGATACACGACTACCACAGAGTAAGTAGGCGCATGCATTTCCGGGTCTTCGGAACGTGGCATATTAAAGATCGTCGTGATGCCCAGTGTGATAATCATGATAAAGATGACCAGGGTAAACTGGTAATTCTTTACCGCATATGTTGAAATTTTCATGTGCTGATAGTTGAAACGGTTAAACTTATTTTACACTGATCGGGCTGCCATCAGTGAGATAAGCACTGCCGGAAATAATGAGTGCACCTGCCTGTTCCAGTCCTTTGCTAATGATCACCTGGTCTTTTTCCATACCACTGATAGTCACGGTGATTTTCTTTGCAGTTTTGTTATCGTTGGTGATGAATACATAACCAGTACTGCCATCGCCTTCCATCAGGGCATCGTAAGGAATGGACCATGGACCATTGTTCGCTGCTGTTGCGCCAACACCAGCAGACCTGCCAGCTTCAGATCTACCAACACCTACAGACTTTCCGGTTTCAGATCCACCAACACCCACAGACCTGCCAGCTTCTGATCCACCCTCACCAGCATTCGCCTGATTTTTCGTTTTCCCACCTCCCGGCTGAATCGTCGCCTTGCCAAACATGCCATAGGCAATAGCTGCAGGTTTTACACCATTCAATCGAATATCTGCTTTGAATGTACCACTGGTCTGATTCAGACCTTCTGTTTTACGTACTACAGTACCTTCAAAAGTCTTTCCTGCTACCGATTCAATTTCAATCATCGCTTTGTCCTGTGCCTGGATCGCCGCCCATTGTTTATTGCTCAGGTCTACGCGCAGCAGCCAGTTGCCGGAAGCTGCACCATTAGTTTCGAAGATGGGGGTACCGGCTTGCACCAGTTGACCTTCGTTAGCGAGTTTGCGCAATACATATCCGTTAGAGGTGGCACGGATCTGTGAATGACTACGATTGAACTCAGCCGATTTGAATTGTTCCCCTGCAATGCTCATCGCTGTTTTTGCATTCTGCAATTGTTCCAGCGTGGCTACGCTATCCTGGTATAAGTGTAGTACGCGGTTGTAGTCACGCTGTGCTTTTTCAAAGCCCAGTTGAGCCTGTGTAACCTGCGCATTGATCTCAGTAGGATTGAGCGTGGCCAGTACCTGGCCGGTTTTGATAGCATCACCTTCTTTCACAGCGAGGCTTTGAATGATACCACCGGTTTTAAAAGAAAGCATAGTTTCATCGTCAGTAGTAAATTGTCCGGATACGGCTATGGTAGCGGCACCTGTGCGTTGACCATTCAGTGGCAACAGTTTTACCGGAATGACTTCAGTGGTGTTTTTGTTTTCAGCAGCTTTGTTATCTCCACAGGAAACAACGAAGACAGCGAGAAAAGGCAGTAGTAAGATGGCGTGAATAGTTTTCATATATCGACGTTTAATATTGTTATTATAACTGGTAAGCGGCGGCCTGCAATTCAATGTCGGCCATAGAAGTTTGTACACCTGCAAAAGCAACAGCTACCTGCAGGCGTGCGTTGGTTAATTGGTTTTGTGCATCCAGCAGTTCCAGGTAAAGGAGCTGACCGGCTTTATATACTTTGAATTGATCGCGGTAATATTTTTCAGAAAGTGCGAGTTGGGTTTGAGCATTCTGATAATTAGCAACAGCCGTATGGTAGTTGTTGTACGCCGTGGTGAGTGCGAGTTGCAGCGAACTGTAAATTTCGTTGTAAGTAGCATCGACCGTTTTTATTTCCATGGCAGCCTGTTGTGCTTTGTGCTTTTGCTGACCAGAGGTGAAGAGGTCCCACTGCAGGTGTACGCCCCAGAGGTAATAGCGGGTTTTATTGTCTACACTCCAGTTGAAGCCCTGTGAACCAAGATCCAGGAAGGTGCTGAGTTTCGGAACGAGGTAGGAGTTGTATTGTTTGTATTGCAGACCTGCGATCTTTTTTTGCTGTTCCAGCTGTTGTAGTTCTTCTCTGTTTGTAATCGTGCCGGTATCGGCTACAGGCAGGAGGGAAGCAGAAACAAAAGTAGTGGTGTCCAGAAAAATAGTATCGTTCAGTGGTTTGTTGAGTAGGAAATTGAAATATGCTTTTGATAAGGTGCGTTGGTTTTCAGCGCTGGTGATATTGGTGATAATCTTTTGTTGTTCTGCCTGAGAGCGGGTCAGGGCAGTGGTATTAGTCACCCCGTTAGCAATAAAACTTTTATTGACCCTGATATTTTCATCTACGAGCAACATGGCGGCGTTGTAGATTTCAACAGCGCGGCAGCTTTGGTAGTACTGGTAGTAGGCGGTTTTGAGATCCTTCACCAGTTTACGCTTATACACGTTCACAGATGCCTGTTGCAGGGAAATGCTTTCGTTGCGGATTTTGTTGGCATACCAGATCTCAGTGTTGATGAGCGGGAGGGTGGTGTGCAGTTTGACGTCGTAGAAATTATCAGGGTTGAGGAGCACGGATTGATTTTTCAGCTGGGGAAACTGGTTGCTGCCCGTGAGCTGATTGAGACTCGAGTACACATTGTTCAGCAAATCCCCGAGTGGAAGGTCGATGGTACGGCCACCGGCAGCACGGGTATAATCACCTTCCAGGCTCACGCTGGGGTAAAAGAGTGATTTGGCTTCCTGCAGGGCATACAGCGATTTGTCCAGCTGGAAATTGCGCTGCTGGAGGCCCTGGTTGTGGGTAAAGGCTTCCCGGATGTAGTGTTCAAGCAGCGTATCCTGGGCAGAAAGGCGGAAAGATGCGCCCAGAATAGTTATTATGAACAAAAGTCTTTTTTTAATGTGTGTTGACATAATGAACACTGTTTAGTAAAGTGGTATAAAAAAAGACACGTTAAGTGTCAATGAAAAGAAGGATTGTTTGTCTGTGTCAACCTGATGGTTCTCACAGACAATTTATTTCTGAATAATTTGCATAAACTCTTGTAGTGCAGACTGGACAAGAGCTGCCTGCTCTCCTTCATTCAACCTGGTCACTTTCATTCTGTCACGGATAGAGAGGGCGATAATGCCATGTCCTAAACCCCAAATGATCATTCCTGCCTTTACAGGATCAGAGAAACGGAGGTAGTCTTTTGCAGCACTTACTGTATCCAGCAGGAACCTAAAGGAGCCGTTACAATTTTCCCAGAAGTCATCTTCCTGCACCGCTTTCATAGGAGAGCGGAGGATGAACATGAGGTCGTAGAGGTCCGGGTTGGCAATCCCGTATTCGATATATGCTTTCAGCAATTCACGCAGTCGCTGCATTGGATCGGCAGAGACAGCATGCACCCGGAAGTATTCATGCATCTGATCAAACGCTTCGCGCTGGATCTCGTAAAACAATTCGTCTTTATCCTTGTAGTACAGGTAGATGGTAGCAGGAGAATACTCAATCTTTTCTGCAATGTTGCGGATAGAGGTTTTCTCATATCCATCTTTTACAAACATCTCCATGGCAGCGACAATGATTCGCTTCCGCATCTCCTGTTTTTCTCTTTCTTTCCGATCAGAAATCCCCATAATGATTTACTTTACGATGCAAACTTACTGAACAGTGTTTAGTAAACCAAATAAAAATTGATACCGGGCATTATTTTCATTTTCTTTTGCCGTCTGTAGGGCCTCTTCGTCCCAAAAAACTTCTTTGACCAAAGGCATATGAAGATTTTTTTGCTGCATATTCTTGGAAATTTGGAATTTCCCGCTTTATATTTGCATCAGTTCTTTAAGATATCTTATCAAGAAAGGCAGAGGGAAATGGCCCTGCGAAGCCTTAGCAACCATCCTGTTCCACCAAACAGGAAAGGTGCTACATCCATCCCGGATCAAACCGGGAAAGATAAGTCAGTAGATTTGATCGATATTACTCAATATACTTTTAAACTCACCTGACTATCCAGGTGAGTTTTTTTATGCCCACTCCTTTCTGATAAGCTCTAACGGAACCCTGTTTAATCAATTTCATCATCAACTAAAAAACAAACCGATGAGCAACATCACCAACCTCCTCCATTCCATTCCGGTAGATCCATTAACAGGTGCAATCGCAGTCCCAATCTACCAGACTTCCACCTTTGTACAGGAAGCACCCGGCGTGAACAAAGGCTATGACTATGCCCGTACCAACAATCCTACCCGCGAAACATTAGAGAAGATCGTGGCCGGCCTGGAAGGCGGCAGTACCGGCATCGCTTTTAGCAGCGGACTTGCAGCTATCGATGCTGTATTAAAACTCCTGCAGTCAGGAGATGAAATCATTGCAGTAGACGATATTTACGGGGGCGCTTTCCGTCTTTTTGACAAGGTGTACAAAAAGTTCGGGATCAAAGTCACTTATGTAGACACCAGCGATGTACAAAACGTTCTGGACGCCATCACACCGGCTACAAAGCTGATCTGGCTGGAAACACCCACTAATCCAACTTTAAAGATCTCAGATATCGGGGCGATTGCGAAAATTGCCAAAGCTCATCAAATCCTCTTTGCTGTGGACAATACCTTTGGTACCCCGGTATTACAGCAACCACTGTTGCTGGGTGCAGATATCGTTATCCACAGCGCCACCAAATACCTGGGTGGCCATAGCGACCTGATAGCAGGTGTGGTCGTCACCAAAGAACCTGCATTGGGCGCCGAAATCAAATTTTACCAGAATGCCTGTGGTGCGATATTGTCACCATTCGACAGTTTCCTGTTAATTCGTGGTATCGAGACCGTTCACCTCCGGGTGCGCCAGCATTGTGCCAATGCAAGAGAGGTTGCACGCTTCCTGGAGCAGCACCCGTTGGTCGATAAAGTATTTTATCCCGGCCTTTCATCACATCCTCACCATGATATTGCAAAAAAGCAGTCTAAAGGATTTGGAGGCATTGTGAGTTTCACCCTAAAAACAGATACGGAGGCAGCTGCACAGCAATTTGTGACCAGCACCAAATATTTTAAGCTTGCTGAAAGCCTTGGAGGTGTTAAAAGTTTGTTATGTCATCCGGCTGCCATGACCCACAAATCTATCCCTGACGAAACGCGCAGAGCCGCCGGGGTAGCGGATAGCCTGATCCGTTTAAGCGTGGGACTGGAAGAACCGGAAGACCTTCTGGCGGACCTCGCTCATGCCTTTCATCAAATTCAGTCCGCAACGGTCGCTATTTTTAACTGATAGTTCGTAGTTTGCAATACTGCAAACCATACTGAATGAAGAATTATCTGTTGTTGACCATAGGGGCAATATTTCAAAGCTGCTTAGTTTTTGCGCAGCAGGGATCCCTTACGGTACTGAAAGATATTACGCTCATAGACGGCAGCGGCGCGCCAGTGCGCCAGCATGCAAATATGGTGATCCAGGCAGACAAGGTAGTTTCCTTTCCGGATACTAAACACCTGCCTAAAAACGCCAGACGCATTAACATGAACGGCAAAACGGTCATGCCGCTGCTGATCAATGCCCATGGGCACCTGGGACTGATAAAAGGAAATACAGCTACCGCCAATAATTACACGGTCGGGAATGTAAAACGGCAGCTGGAACAATATTTACATTACGGCATCGGTGCCGTATTGAGCATGGGTACTGACCAGCCATTGATCTGGCCACTGCGCGATTCTTCTCAAAAAGGCGCCATTCCCGGTGCAACCGTTTATACGGCCGGCTACGGCTTTGGTGCTAACGGTGGCGTACCTCCCGGCGCATTTGGAAAACATATCCAACGGCCCCTTACTCCTGAAGCAGCAACGGCTGCCATGGAACAACTGGCGGACCTACATCCTGATTTTGTAAAGATTTGGGTGGATGGGAACCCCAAAGTGACGCCTGAAATTTACCAGGCGATTATTACTTCCGCCCATGCCCATGGTATTAAAGTAGCTGCCCATGTCTATTATCTGGAAGATGCCCGCAATTTAGTGAACGATGGCATCGACCTGCTGGCACATAGTATCCGTGATCAGGTGGTAGATAATGCTTTCATTACCCTGATGAAAGAAAAAGGTACTTATTATATTCCCACACTCTCTTTAGACAGATATAATTTTGCATACGGTACGCAATGGTCTGCCTGGATAAATGATGACTTTTTTATTCACTCCCTTGAACCAGGTGTATACGATGAATTAAAAAGTATGCCCCAGAAGAACGATAAGGACCGTGAGAAAAAAATCAAAGCCTTCAACATCGCAAAAACAAACTTACATAAACTGGACAGCGCCGGCATCCCCATTTGTATGGGTACTGACTCTGGTGCACAACCCACCCGTGCACAGGGCTTTTCAGAACACCTGGAACTGGAACTGATGGCCGAAGCAGGGCTCTCCCCACTCAAAGTTATTACCTGTGCCACCGCCAATGGCGCAAAATTGCTAAACGGCGCGCATCATTCAGGAACTTTAATACCAGGAAATAAAGCAGATTTTATGATCCTTGATGGCAATCCTGCAGAGGATATCAAAGCCACCAGGAGCATTACCGCAATTTGGAAAAATGGAAAGGAAATAAAATGAAATTGAACAGAAAGATCTTTGCCATTAGCCTTTGCACAGGGCTACTGGCTACCACAATGACCTTTGGGCAACACAAGAGTAAACATTATCACAAGCCGGCAGCAAAACCACGCGCCACTGTTCCGGCAGGTATCACGTTTACGGCTACACAGCAGGTACAAATCAGGAAGTCTTTTTACTTTCTCTATACGTTGGAAAGAAAAGGAGAAGCCCATGATATCGTGCAAAAGGATGCCGTATTTAATACCATCGCAACTGAAAGAGCCACCCGTTTACAAACGGCACTCAGCAACTGTACCGATGCAGCCTGCCTGGGCGAAGCGCTGGAATGGACCCCGGACGAAATCCGCAGAACAGGAGATGAGTTTGTACAGTTAGTAAGCACTAACAGTGATATGACCGAGATGGTACAACGCCTGAAAGTAGTGAACCGTTACCCGGTATATGACGAAGAAAATGATACGGCTTATATCCGCAAAGTATGGGGAGATATCGCTACCGGTATGAACCACATTTACGAAGTGTATTTACAGGGTGAACGCCCCCGCTATGCAGCGATCGATAGCGCTTCTTTACAGCCATCTGATTTACCTGCTGTGAAAACAGGTTTACAGCACAAGATGGGAGGGGCCTTCTATCGTCAGTCATTACAGGCAGCTCTCACTGCACTGGAAGTAAATGGCAGGGATGAGGCCACCCGTTACGAACCACTGTACGCCGGTAGTAATGCGGCTGCCTTTAAGAGTTCCCGTTTGATTTACTGGAATGCCTACAAGTACAGTGTGATCCTCGTGCCCGGTGCAGGTCCTGGAAAGAAAGGACAAAGCATGGATTCAGTAGGTGTGTATCGCTGCAAACTGGCTGTGGAAGCTTATAATAACAAACTCGCACCTTACATCGTTGTTTCCGGTGGACATGTACATCCGTACAAAACGCCATTCTGTGAGGCGGTGGAAATGAAGAAGTACCTGATGTCAAAATTGGGTATTCCGGATAGTGCCATCATCATAGAACCGCATGCGAGACATACGACGACCAATATCCGTAATACGGAAAGGCTGATGTTCCTATTTAATATGCCGGCGGCCAAACCGGGACTTATTATTACCGATCCGATGCAGTCGCTGATGATCGAGAAGATGGCGCCCCGTTTTGTAAAAGAAATCGGTTATGTGCCATATAAGGAAATGGAGAGAGTGGATGATACGACGAACAGGTTCCTGCCGGATGAAAAGGCATGGCAGGAAGATCCTAATGATCCGCTGGATCCGTGATATAAATGCTACCACTTCGGCAGGATGGCCTAGTTCGTCATCCTGCCGGACTGTTATTAGTATCTACCCCTTTGGCAAGCTATCACTGGCCGGAATCACTTCACGCTCCATCCACTTCTTCCCTTTCAGCACCCTGGTCACCATCATCGCAGCTACAGTATCGCCTGTTGCATTCAATACAGTAGCCAGCGGATCCACCAGCGTACCAACTATCATCACCGCTGGCAAAGCCGCCACCGGAAATCCATAAACAGACATTACAAGGAGTTCCCCTATGTACCCGCCATTAGGGACGCCTCCTTCCACAATACTCACGATCACCGTAATCCCCAATGCCAGCAGGATCGTATCCACCCCCGAAAAATCCCTTCCAAACAGCGCAAATACCACCCCGATCTTTACAATCGAAGAAATACTGGACCCATCCTTATGCAGGGTGGCACCTAACGGTACCACAACGTTATTAATACTTTCCGGCACCTTCATTTTCTTCCCCGCCTCAAGATTGGCAGGAATGGTCGCAATGCTGCTACAGGATCCTAAAGCGGTCAGGGAAGGCACAATATTATATTTCCAAAATGTAACAATCCCTTTCCACCCACCGGCCAGAAAAGCATAAAAGGAAAACCCCACGAAAAAGTAGACAATACCAAAGCCATAATAAATCTTCATAGAACTGGCATAGGTCACGAACAACTGCGGACCCAGTTCCGCAATCTGGCAGGCGAAATAAACGCCCAAACCTAATGGCGCCATCACCATAATAATGTCGAGGAAGCTCTTCATGACCGCATTGGCCGATAGCAGGAACTTCCTGAAAGGTGCACCTGCTTCCCCGGCTTTCAGGGCCGCAAAGCCCATAATAGCGGCAAAGATTAACAACGGTAGCATATTCTTCCTCGATAAGAGGGAAAAGAACTCCTCTGTGGTCAGTAATCTTACCAACTGATCTCCCCAGTTACCCGCATCTTTGAGGTCCGGCAATGCCCCCGGAACGGTCACTACCGCTTCCAGTGGAAAAAACCAGATCACCACAATCGTAAAAAATGCAGCTATTAATATAGTAGAAAGGAATACCAGCCCCATGGCAGACATGATCTTACCCAGTTTCTGCCCCGGATCAATATTGGCAATAGCTGCAGAAATAGCAAAAAACACCAGCGGTACGACCGCAATAAAGATCAGGTTAAGGAAAATATCACCGATGGGTTTCAGGATCAATACCCGTGGCCCTAGCGTGAGACCCATAATGCTGCCGGTAATGATCCCTCCCAGCAAAAGCAGGATGCTACTATAGTTCTTTAATAATTGACGCATAAGGATGTAATATAGAAAAAAACTGCCGAAGGCAAAATCTGCACATTCGAAGGTTAAAATTTTACCAGATAAAAATATTTTTAGACTTTAAATGTAAAATTGACAATTATTACTATCTTGCCTCCCGATGCAGGAGCACCCGTTGTGAAACCAGACACCGTTACATTCCACATAATATGAATAAACTAGCCAACATTGATTACATCATCTTTGTAATCTACTTCCTGGTAGTCGCTTCTTATGGTTACTGGATTTACCTCCGGAAAAAGAAGGCCACTATGAGTACGAAAGATTTCTTCCTGGCAGAAGGATCACTCACGTGGTGGGCCATAGGCGCTTCCCTTATTGCCTCCAACATTTCAGCTGAACAATTCATTGGTATGAGTGGCAACGGCTTCTCTGTCGGTATCGCCGTTTCTGCCTATGAATGGATTGCTGCCGTAGCCCTCATTATCGTAGCAGTCTGGTTTATTCCTGTTTACCTGAAGAACAAGATCTACACGATGCCACAGTTCCTCAAAACCCGTTATAATGAAACGGTGGCGCTGATCATGGCTGTATTCTGGTTATTCCTCTACGTGTTCGTCAACCTCACGTCCATCCTGTTCCTCGGTGCACTGGCCATCAACAACCTGGTAGGTGCTGAACATTTTCACATCATCATGGTGGCCCTGGCTATATTTGCTCTGGTCATCACGCTAGGTGGTATGAAAGTGATCGGTTACACCGATGTGATCCAGGTGATTGTACTGATCATTGGTGGCCTCGCTACTACGTGGCTGGCACTGACCATGGTGAGCGAACACTTTGGCCTTGGCAAAGATGCACTGGCTGGTTTTAATGCACTCATGAAAGATTCTCCCGATCACTTTGAGATGATCCTCAAAAAACCTGGTCCCGGTGCTTCGCAGGAGTACATCAACCGTTATCTCTTATTGCCTGGTATCACTATTTACTTTGCAGGCCAGTGGATCATCAACCTGAACTACTGGGGTTGTAACCAATACATCACACAAAGAGCACTGGGTGCGGATCTGAAGACAGCCCGTAATGGTATTCTCTTTGCGGGTCTTATGAAACTGATGATGCCTGTGATCGTGATGTTGCCTGGTATCGCCGCTTATGTATTGTACAAGAATGGTGGACTGCAGGGCGAAATGGCACCGGGTGGTCAATTCAATGCGGACAATGCTTATTCTGCTGTGCTGACCTTCCTGCCAAATGGTCTGAAAGGCTTGTCTCTCGCGGCGTTGACAGCTGCTATCGTAGCGTCACTGGCGGGTAAGGCAAATAGTATTTCGACGATCTTTACACTGGATGTTTACAAAAAATATATCAATAAAGAAGCTGACGAGAAAAAGCTGGTATGGACAGGTCGCCTTACGATCGTTGTGGCCATGCTGGTGGCCATTGCCTTTACATGGAACGACCTGTTAGGTATTGGTGGTGCTGGTGGTTTTACCTTTATCCAGAAATATACAGGTTTTATCAGTCCTGGTGTATTCGCCATGTTCCTGCTCGGTATGTTCTGGAAGCGTACCACTGGTGCAGCGGCAGTAGCAGGTATCGTAACCGGCTTTTTACTTTCCGTGGTGTTCAATAACTATGCAGCGGAATGGTTTGGACATGAAACGTGGTTATACACTGCGTTCCTGAACAGCAAGGGGGTATATGAAATTCCATTCCAGATCTGTATGGGCTGGGCATTCTTCTTTACCCTGTTGGTGATGGTGATATTGAGCCTGGCAGGTCCGGCCATCAATCCGAAAGCCTTCCAGCTGGACAAAGCGATGTTCAAACTGGCACCGTCTACCATCGTTATGATCGTAATAACGCTGCTGATACTCAGTGCGCTGTACATCCGCTTCTGGTAAACATTTA is a genomic window of Chitinophaga sp. LS1 containing:
- a CDS encoding efflux RND transporter periplasmic adaptor subunit produces the protein MKTIHAILLLPFLAVFVVSCGDNKAAENKNTTEVIPVKLLPLNGQRTGAATIAVSGQFTTDDETMLSFKTGGIIQSLAVKEGDAIKTGQVLATLNPTEINAQVTQAQLGFEKAQRDYNRVLHLYQDSVATLEQLQNAKTAMSIAGEQFKSAEFNRSHSQIRATSNGYVLRKLANEGQLVQAGTPIFETNGAASGNWLLRVDLSNKQWAAIQAQDKAMIEIESVAGKTFEGTVVRKTEGLNQTSGTFKADIRLNGVKPAAIAYGMFGKATIQPGGGKTKNQANAGEGGSEAGRSVGVGGSETGKSVGVGRSEAGRSAGVGATAANNGPWSIPYDALMEGDGSTGYVFITNDNKTAKKITVTISGMEKDQVIISKGLEQAGALIISGSAYLTDGSPISVK
- a CDS encoding PLP-dependent aspartate aminotransferase family protein, coding for MSNITNLLHSIPVDPLTGAIAVPIYQTSTFVQEAPGVNKGYDYARTNNPTRETLEKIVAGLEGGSTGIAFSSGLAAIDAVLKLLQSGDEIIAVDDIYGGAFRLFDKVYKKFGIKVTYVDTSDVQNVLDAITPATKLIWLETPTNPTLKISDIGAIAKIAKAHQILFAVDNTFGTPVLQQPLLLGADIVIHSATKYLGGHSDLIAGVVVTKEPALGAEIKFYQNACGAILSPFDSFLLIRGIETVHLRVRQHCANAREVARFLEQHPLVDKVFYPGLSSHPHHDIAKKQSKGFGGIVSFTLKTDTEAAAQQFVTSTKYFKLAESLGGVKSLLCHPAAMTHKSIPDETRRAAGVADSLIRLSVGLEEPEDLLADLAHAFHQIQSATVAIFN
- a CDS encoding TolC family protein, whose translation is MSTHIKKRLLFIITILGASFRLSAQDTLLEHYIREAFTHNQGLQQRNFQLDKSLYALQEAKSLFYPSVSLEGDYTRAAGGRTIDLPLGDLLNNVYSSLNQLTGSNQFPQLKNQSVLLNPDNFYDVKLHTTLPLINTEIWYANKIRNESISLQQASVNVYKRKLVKDLKTAYYQYYQSCRAVEIYNAAMLLVDENIRVNKSFIANGVTNTTALTRSQAEQQKIITNITSAENQRTLSKAYFNFLLNKPLNDTIFLDTTTFVSASLLPVADTGTITNREELQQLEQQKKIAGLQYKQYNSYLVPKLSTFLDLGSQGFNWSVDNKTRYYLWGVHLQWDLFTSGQQKHKAQQAAMEIKTVDATYNEIYSSLQLALTTAYNNYHTAVANYQNAQTQLALSEKYYRDQFKVYKAGQLLYLELLDAQNQLTNARLQVAVAFAGVQTSMADIELQAAAYQL
- a CDS encoding amidohydrolase family protein encodes the protein MKNYLLLTIGAIFQSCLVFAQQGSLTVLKDITLIDGSGAPVRQHANMVIQADKVVSFPDTKHLPKNARRINMNGKTVMPLLINAHGHLGLIKGNTATANNYTVGNVKRQLEQYLHYGIGAVLSMGTDQPLIWPLRDSSQKGAIPGATVYTAGYGFGANGGVPPGAFGKHIQRPLTPEAATAAMEQLADLHPDFVKIWVDGNPKVTPEIYQAIITSAHAHGIKVAAHVYYLEDARNLVNDGIDLLAHSIRDQVVDNAFITLMKEKGTYYIPTLSLDRYNFAYGTQWSAWINDDFFIHSLEPGVYDELKSMPQKNDKDREKKIKAFNIAKTNLHKLDSAGIPICMGTDSGAQPTRAQGFSEHLELELMAEAGLSPLKVITCATANGAKLLNGAHHSGTLIPGNKADFMILDGNPAEDIKATRSITAIWKNGKEIK
- a CDS encoding efflux RND transporter permease subunit, which produces MKISTYAVKNYQFTLVIFIMIITLGITTIFNMPRSEDPEMHAPTYSVVVVYPGTSPKDMEDLVVDPLEKELYAQENVKRLRTSIGDGLAVIRVEYKYSSDVNEKYQEVLRVVNGKRGELPENIRIDVMRFQPSDVNILQLGLVSENAPMDKLQYYAEKLQDELERLKELKNVEIHGVPDRQVRIELQMEKIAQMGISVNSVISSLQGEMANIPGGSIDAGNRTYNIKSSGSYKSLDEIRNTVINVNSNKNIFLRDIANIYYGFNDETYATRLNAHRCIFLVAAQKEGENISKTKQVYGPVIEQFKKTLPANIDLVENFDQAENVNRRLSGLGEDFIIAILLVAVTLLPLGFRPALIVMISIPLSLSIGIVLLNVFGYNLNQLSIVGLVVALGLLVDDSIVVVENIERWMLEGHNRMEATLKATKQIGLAVIGCTAALIIAFMPLVFMPEGSGDFIRGLPLAVIFSVLASMLVSLTIIPFLSSKLLKTHSGHPDGNIFMRGLKRLIHGSYSKLLDGALRRPVLTIVATVIIFGGSIYLFKIIGFGLFPASEKPQFLINITTPAQSNLPYTQQIALEVEKVLKTEKDIQYFSTNIGRGNPRVYYNIIQEHERSDYAQIFVQLKPETSPEKKLVIIDKLRQLWTPYPGAKVEVKNFEQGPALPAPVEIRLFGDNLDSLRTLAGRAEEMLRKTPGTIYVDNPVKLLKSDIRVVINKEKAQQLGIPSLNIDRTVRLAVAGLNLGHYADNNDNDYDILLTRNKEGRPTMDVFNSLYVNNNDGKAIPLGQVADLKMENSPISISHQEKRRVVSVTAFVDKGVLVDKVLNDVIAKMDAMPLPKGYSYEMGGEIESRKDSFGDFTNIIILTVFMFIAVLILEFRTFKSTFVVLSVIPLGVVGAAVALWMTGNSLSFVAIIGMIALAGIEVKNTILLVDFTNQLREQGKSLDAAIREAGEIRFLPIVLTSLTAIGGLIPIAISTNPLIAPLAIVLIGGLISSTLLSRIVTPVVYKLMY
- a CDS encoding TetR/AcrR family transcriptional regulator, encoding MGISDRKEREKQEMRKRIIVAAMEMFVKDGYEKTSIRNIAEKIEYSPATIYLYYKDKDELFYEIQREAFDQMHEYFRVHAVSADPMQRLRELLKAYIEYGIANPDLYDLMFILRSPMKAVQEDDFWENCNGSFRFLLDTVSAAKDYLRFSDPVKAGMIIWGLGHGIIALSIRDRMKVTRLNEGEQAALVQSALQEFMQIIQK